ATTTTTTTAATTCATCAGGTTGCATTTTAGCAAATTCTTTTACTCTATTTTCAATTTTTCCAAATTTGTCTTTGAAATTCATTAAATCAAATTCTCTAATTCCAAGAAGTTTCATCATATCTTCATTACAGATTTTCATGTCAGATAACTTTAGAAGTTCATCATTTTTGGTCTGAATTGTAGATTTTAAATTGTCTAAAGTTCCTTGCAAAGAAGAGACTTCTGAGGTTTTTTGTTTGATTCTAATTTCTGCTTCTTTTTGTGTTAAAAGTTCATCAGTTTTCTCTATATTTTCTTGAGAAAAAATCAAATTAGATGCTAGTATATATATAAATAAAAAAAATATTATTTTCATAAGAAATATTCTGAGTTAGTTTAAGATTATGAGAAAATGAGAGTTGTAAAAAATTAGGAACTAGTTATTTACTATCAGGAGCTGGAACAGGATTTGCTTCACCTGAAGAAATTTTAGTTCCCCAAACATTTGGCCATTTAGCAATTCTAGAAACAACTGTTTTCTTTTTTGAATCACAACTATCTGCCTGAATTTTACGATTTTTTAACTCTGAGTCAAGTCTTGTAATTTCATCTTCTTTAGCTTTAGATTGGTGTTCTAATACTTGCTTTTCGTCTGAAAGTCTTTTTAATTCATTTAGTTGTTCTTGTGTTATTTTGCTTGCACATGAGGTAAGAATAGTAATAAGTAATATTCCTAAAGCAAAAATTCGGTTAAAATTTTTCTTCATTTGTTAAATAGATTTTTAAGTAAAAGAGAGAATAAGAGATTTTAATAAAACGATAATGCAAGAGAATTTATAAATGAATAGACCAATTTTGTTATCATAAACTAAAATAAATGACAAAAAAATAAACTTTATATTCAGAAAATTGAAACTTGAAAACCGCTTATAAACTGCAATTTAAATAATTAATAATTATAATTTTCTAAATTTATTTTCATAATAAAATGTAATTTTTAGTAATTGCAATTAAAAAATAAATATGCAACTGATAAAAATCTGATATCAAACATTATCCCACTCCAGAAAAATTTCTTTTAAATCTATCTCCAATTTGAATAATTGTATCTTTTAACAATAAATTTTTAGGGAGTTTTAATTCAAAATCTTCTTCAACTATTGCAAAAGCTTCTTCTCTTGCTGCAGTCAAAATTTCCCCATCAGTTACTATGTTAGCATGCCTAAAATCTGGCAATCCACTTTGGCGGGTACCAAGAAAATCACCAGGACCTCTTAATTCCAAATCAATCTCGCTAATTTTAAATCCATCATTTGTTTGTTCCATTGCTTGCAATCTTTTAATGCAATTCTTTCTTTCATTCCTTGAGTCATTTTGAGTCATACCAGTTCTCAAAGCATATTTAAAATGATCTTTTGTAATTAACAAGCAATAAGATTGTTCTACCCCTCTACCTACCCTTCCCCTTAATTGATGCAACTGAGATAAGCCAAACCTTTCTGAATTTTCAATAACCATTACGCTTGCATTAGGTACGTCAATACCTACTTCAATAACAGTTGTAGCTACTAGTATATCAATTTTTTTATCTAGGAAATCACGCATTGTATCTTCCTTTTCATACCAAAACATTTGACCATGAATTAAACCCATTTTTTTTTCTGGAAAAACTTGACTACTTAAAAATTCAAAATGTTCTACAGCAGATTTCATCTCAATTTTTTCAGATTTTTCAACAAGTGGATAAACAATATAAGCTTGCCTTCCTTTATCAACTTCATGTCTAACAAATTCCCAAACCTCATCTAATATATTCTCAAACTTAACTTTAGTTTTAATCGGTTTCCTATTCTTAGGTAACTCATCAATTATAGATACATTCAAATCTCCGTATAATGTCATTGTAAGAGTTCTAGGAATTGGTGTTGCTGTCATAATTAAAGTATCGGGAGAAATTCCTTTTTGCTTTAATAATGAGCGTTGAACTACTCCAAACCTATGTTGTTCATCTATCACAACTAATCCAAGATTTTTATACCCAACTGACTCCTGAAAAAGTGAATGAGTTCCAACAATAATGTTTGCAATTCCATTTCTTATATCAAATAAATTGCTCTCTTTTTGTTTCTTTTTTAATGACCCAACTAGCTGTGAGATATTGATTCCATAAGGCTCTAATAGTTTCTTTAAAGTATTTGTATGCTGCTCTGCTAATATTTCAGTTGGTGCCATAAAAGCAACCTGATAGCCATTATCAATTGCAATTAATGAGGCGATTATTGCAACTATTGTTTTCCCAGATCCAACATCACCTTGAAGCAATCGGTTCATTGATACTGGTTTTGACATATCAGAACAAATTTCATTTATAACTTTTTTTTGAGCATCGGTTAGAACGAACCCTAAGTTATCTAAAAGTTTTCTTGCTAGTTCACTTTTAATATTAAATGATATCCCTGTTTCAAGTTTTGTGTAAATCTCTTTCTGGAGTGCAAGACCTAATTCAAAATAAAATAGTTCTTCAAATTTCATTCTTTTTCTTGATGAATCTAATAATTTTTCTTCTTCAGGAAAATGTAATGAACGAATTGTTTTTTCTAAAGTTGGGTAATTATATTTTAATAAAATGTTTTGAGGTATTGTTTCTTTAATTTCATAGACTCCATATTCATCGATTATTTTAGAGATTATAATACGCAAAAATCTTGATGATACTCCAGCTGTTTTCATTCCTTGAGTTTCTCTGTATTGAGGGATAATTCTTCCACTATGAATAAGTGAAGCTTCTTCTTCTTCCATTTTTTCTATTTCCGGATGAACCCATTGAAGCACTCCATTAAATATTTCTGGAGCTCCAGATATTGCTAATACATCATCTGGTTGAAACATTCTTATGAACATTTCTGCTCCTCTGAAAAATACAATGTTTGCTTCGCCAGTATTATCAACAACTCGAATAATTAAACGTTTTTGTCCTTTACCAAAAACTCCTGTAGTTAGTTTTTTTACAATAACAACTGATGTAATTTCATCAGGCAAACCATCTTCTCCAGACAACAAATATTTGGTCTGATTTAATGGTAGTATAGTTCTACGATCAATATATTTTTTTGGAAAAAAGAAAATTAAATCTTTTATTGTTTTTACTCCTACATTCCAAAGAGCTTCAGCCCGTTTTGGACCAATCCCCTTTACAAACTGTAATGGGTAGTCACGTTTAACTTTTTTCTCAGTTGTTTTTTTTACTTTATTTGATTTAATGTCCAATGATTTTTTAGTCTAATTCTTTAGATTTTAATTACTTATAATAAAGCAATTTCATTTTTTTTTATTTTCTTTATTTGGATTAACACCTAGCAACTTAAAATACAACAAAGCTGATGGTCTCCATTCTAATCTCATTTTTTTCATTAATTCTTCAACTGTTGCTCCTTGTTCAACTAATTTAACACCTGAACTATGCCTTAACGAAAATGGAGTTAATTGATGTTCTCTATTATTTTTAACTCCACTATCAATTAACCTTCTGCTTATTGCCTCTCTAATTCCTCTTGAAGACATTCTTTCACCTTTGCTACGAGTACTTAAACTTATAAATAATGGATCTGTTTCCAATTTTTTATCTTCATTACCTTTGTATCTTTTTTCTAAATAATCATTTATGAATTTCACAATTTCTTTTGATAATTCAACAATAGTATCTTTTACCTTCCTTCCTTTTCCTTGAACATAAATGCTATTATATCTGTTTACTTGATTTAAATCTCCAACATTTATTTGTAAAATTTCATGTTCAGTAAGCCCACATTCACACATTAATTTCATTATTGCAAAATCTCTTAGACCTTGTTCATTGCTAATATCAATTGCTGTGAACAATTTGTCTAACTCAATTGGAGTTAGGAATGTTCTTGAATGAGAGACAGGTCTACGACCTCCAATAACTCTTGTTGCAGGATTAAATGTAATAACTTTAACATCAATTAAGTATTGAAAGAATCTTCTAAGAGAAGAAATATATGTTGAAATTGAAATGTTTTTTAAACCTCTAACTTCTATCAAATGCCTCTTGTATCTTTCAACATCCCTTGTTAAAAAACTAAACCTTTTGTCAATTGGATACCATTTTACAAATTCCCTTAATGCTCTTTGATAAGTGCCTCTTGTTTCAGAAGAATTTCTTGAACAATCATCAAGAAAATTTTCATAGTGCATTACCAGTTCCTTTAAAGTTATTTTTACAGGTATTTGGGTATCTTTTATCATAATGCAATTTGCAAAATAGAATTTTATTTAAACAATATTTTTTTAAAAGTTTTTACACAAAATTTCTTGAATTATATTTTTATTAATTTAAAGGAAAATATTCGAGTTGTATTTTTAAATTGATTCATATAATTGGAAGTAAAATATTATAGATTAATATTATCCATTTTTTAATTCTAAAAGTAATTCCATTTAAATTTTAATGTTCACATCAGATCAAAAAAAAGCTCATGACTTTTCAAGACATGTTTCAGTAACTGCTAATGCTGGTTCTGGCAAAACAAGTGTTTTGGTTAGTAGATTTTGTGATATACTTTTATACAATCAAAAACTCGAAATTCATGAAGTTGCTGCAATAACATTTACTGAAAAAGCTGCTGGTGAGATTAAACTTAAAATTGCAAAAGAATTAGAAAGCAGGTACTCCAACCCAAATTTTGTTAAAGTAAAATCTAGATTAAAAGATTTAAGAGAAAATTTAAATAGTGGTGTAATAACTACAATCCACGGCTTTTGTTCTCAAATGTTAAAAGAATTCCCACTAGAAACTAAGGCTCCACCTAGCTTCATAGTTTTAAAAGGTTATGATAGGAATCAAATGATTAGTTCATCGATTGATGATTGTATTGAAAAAGCTTTATCAAATAATATTGAAAATTTGAACTATGAATTAAACTTTAATATGGTTCGTAATATTGGTAGAGAACAATTAGATCTGATTATTAATTTTATGATTGGGAAAAGAGAAGATATTTCTTTTAGCAATTTAAAAGGTGTATTAAAATTAGATAAAGTTTCCACACTTGATTTATGGGAATCTCAATTAAAATTGTTTGCAAATAAAATTACCAATTCTCAAGAAACTATAGATTCATTTAACTCAATTTTACAATTTACAAAAGATGATGTTAATCAAGAATCTCAATATTTGTTTGAATCAATTATTATTGAAAAAGACTTTAAACAACTTATTGAAAATGTTTCCAACCTTTCCTCAATTTTATTAACACAAAAAGGAACACTAAAAAAATCAGCATTTAGAAAAACTATTACTAATGATGAATTTGATTTCTTAAGTAATCAATCAAAAATATTAAGTAGTAATTTTTCTACTTTACTAAAAGTAATCGGTAATACAGACAGTTCTAATCAAATCCATTCAGACCTTTTTGATTATAAAGATTTGTTGCTCAATATTTACAATTCAGTTGTAGAGGAATATTCAAAGAAAAAAAATTATATTAATGGCTTAGATTTCGATGATCTTCAAATGTTTTTATTCAATTCTTTACAAGATTCGGATTCAAAAAGGAGAATGAAAGATAGATTTAAATTCATTATGGTAGATGAATTTCAAGATACAAATGAAATTCAATATTCAATTGTATACAATCTTTTAAATGAACTTAATGTAGGAAAACTTTGTATTGTGGGTGATAGGAAACAATCAATTTATGGTTTTAGAAATGCTGATGTAACAGTTTTTACAAAGGCTCAGGATAACATATCATCTTTTAATATAGAAAATAAATTAAATTTACAACCCTTATTTAAATATGATGATGAAATTAAAGATTCTACAGCAATTGAAAAGAATGGGATAATTTCTTTGAAAGCCTCATTCCGTTTGCTTCCAAGTATTTGTGCTTTTGTGAATGAATCATGTAAAAATATCTTGCAACCAAAAGGATTCTTTAATTATGGAGTAGAAAATGAACCATTAGTTTGTGCTAGAAATAGTGAAGGCTTGGGGAAAGTGGAATTTCTTTTGAGTAAAAAAATTTATGTAAACTCAGCTTATAAAAATTCTAAAGTTGAGATTGATTTAACATCAATTGAAGATTCAGATACAGAAATAGAAGTTGAAAATTTGATTGAATCGGAATTAATTGCTAAAAGGATTTTAGAATTAATTTATTCAAATGATAAAATTGTTTGGGAACTTGATAAATCAACTGGTATTGAGAAAGCAAGAAAAGCAGAATTTAAAGATATAGCAATTTTATGCCGTAAACGAATTACTTTTGTTGGTTTAGAAAAAGCTTTCAGAAAATATGGTATACCTTATATTACAAATGGAAGTGGTGGATTTTATGGAGTTCAAGAAATTTATGATGTTATTAATTATTTAAGAGTAATTGTTAATCCTCATGATTTAGTTGCTTTGCTTGGAGTTTTTAGATCACCTTTCTTTAGTGTTTCAGATTCAGAATTGTTTAGAATTTCAAATTTTAAAATTAATAATTCAGGATATAGTAATTCGGATTTTTGGACTAAAGCAAAATTCTTAGCTAATGAAAACAACTCAGAACCTTCATTAAAACGTGCGGTTAGCTTCATAGAATCTGATATTTTAATTTCTTCAAGACTACCAGTTCATCAAGTTATTAAACTAATAATTGAAAAAACTGGATTCAGAGGAAGTTTGCTTAACAGCGATAGAGGTAACCAAAAAATTGCGAATATTGATAAACTTATTGAACTTGCTAGGGAATTTTCTAACCAAGGGTTTAAAAGTTTGTATGATTTTACGGTTCAAGTTACTGATATGATTAATCTGAAAGAACAAGAATCTGAAGCTGATTCAAATTTTCAACAAGATGTTGTTAAAATTTTAACAATCCATTCTTCTAAAGGTTTAGAATTTCCAATAGTAATCATTCCTTCAATGGAATCTCCACCCTCTTCTAAAAATACCATATTTTTCGATAAAGAACTTGGATTCGGTTTTAATTGGATATTTGAAGAAAAAGAATTTATGCCTTCAATTTCTTCATTAATTAAATATAAACAATCTGAAAAAGAATTAGCTGAAGAAGCTAGATTGTTTTATGTAGCTACTACTAGAGCTAAAGATATTCTTATAATGAGTGGTACTTTAATTGAAAGCAAGGAAGGCATTTTAAAAATTCAAAAAGAGAACTCAATGTTAGCTTGGGCTCTTGCACCCTTTAATTACTTACCATATTCAAATGAAACATTACAACTTTTTACTGGTGAGTTAAAATTTTTAAATGAAACCCAATCAAGTGAAGTTGCAAGGACTTTTTCACAGGATGTAAATTTTATTTATCACATTGATGAACAAGTTAAATTCGAGGTTAATAATAATAAACTTTTATCATTAAATCCTGAAATTTATCGGATTGAAGAAATTGCTGGTTATGTTAAAGGTGACGTTTATTCTGCTTCTCAATTTCAAATGTATTCACTTTGCCCTACTAAATATTATTTGAAATATAGACTTGGTTTAACTGAAGATATTCTTGAATTTGAGAATGTAAATTATTCTCTTATTGAAAATAAATTAGAAAGATCTTTCTCTAAGCTCTTTAAAACATGCGCATCAGAAATAGATGAAATGTTAACTGATGAAGATATAATTAATATTGTTGAAGTAGCAATTCTAAAAGAACAGATACTTAATATTGATCTTTCAAAAATTAAAATTATGTTAACTGAAACTTTTAAAAATATATTACAAGATGAATATTCACGAGAAGTAATCTTTGGTAAAATAAATAACTACAAATCAAATATTTACAAGACAAATAGAGAATTGAGAATGGCTTTTGGTGATGATTATATATTGAGTTTAATTGATAGAACAATTACTGATTCATTAGGTAATATCTCAATATTACTATATAAATTTCAAAGTAGTAAGAACCAATTAAATAATCCAGATTATTACTTAACCCAAATTAAAATATATGGATACTTTATTTCTAAACTTGTGCCTGAGCAAGAATTTATTACAATTAAAATACTTTATATTGATAATCCAATTTCAATAAGAACATATACTTTCACTAAAACCGAACTTCTTGAAATTGAAACTGATATTCAAATATTCATAGAAAATATTCGAGATGTAAGTTATTTTGGTAATCAAGTACTGTCAGACAAATCTAATCATTGCCCAGATTGTTATTACAACTCGATTGAAGGTTGCATTTACAGAAAGTAGTATTTTATTATTAGATTTTTTTAATTAATAAATTATAACTCCAAAACAAGACATTATTTTTGCTTTAACTTTTTTTAAAATTTTTAACTATGACTGATAAAGAATTAAACGACAAAATATTTGATATAGTTTTAGATAGTTCACCTAAAAATGAACAGACTAAAATGAGAACTTCATTAACGGATTCAGCTGTTAAATTTGAAGAAGATATTAAATTGAAAATGATTCCAATTGAAGATCCATCAATTGATGAAAAGACCAGTAATTCATTAACACCTGAGGAAATGAAAGCTCATATTGCACATAGAGCAAGAATTCGCTCTGCTTCAATGGGTATTAAGTCAATTTCTCCCCGTACTGCAAATCAAAAAGTGGTCTCTTATTTTAAATCACCAATCGGTATTATATTAGCATTATTACTAATTGTTTTTTCTCTGTTTTATATTTTCAAAACTGATTCAAAACCAAATGCACCCCAACTTTCTGTACTTGAGGAAACAAAAAAACCTGCTGATTTACCAGTTCAGAATCTATTTAATGTTGCTTCAAATTCTTTTAATGAAATGATTGCAAAATCTTTTGAACCAACCAAAATTAATGATAAAATTGAATTTGATAAATTTCTAAAAGATGAATCTGTTCAATATGTTTCAACAAATTTAATTCCTAAAGGTGGTAAATTTACAGGAGGTTTTGTTTCTGAAGTTAAGGGAGTAAAATTAGCAAATGGTATTTTTTTAAATGGGAAATTAATAACAACAATTTTATATGTTCCATTTGAAACTTTGAAATTAGGAACCCCTGTTTATGTTACATCTGAAGTAATTAATAAACTTAATTCTGGTGATAAGATTATTGAAACTATTAATGATAATCATACAATTTGCATGTTCAAAACTGGGAGTGATGTTATTACCGCAGTTTCAGACGGGACAGTAACTGATGTACAACATATGTTCGAAAAATAAAATGGGGCTAAATTTTCGATATGCAATATATATTTTTATTGGATCTTTAACTCTTGCAATATGTGTCAGGTCGTTTATTCTTGACCCTTACAGCATTCTAACCCCATCTATGAAACCGACAATTTTAGATGGTGATGTGGTTTTAGTAAATAAATTGTACTACAAATTTTACAATCTAAAAAGAAACGATGTAATCTGTTTTGAAAAACCATTAAATATAATACTTGAAAAGAAAAATGAACCAGCTTATTTCAAAAGATGTGTAGCTTTTTCGGGTGATACAATTATGTATAAATATGGGAAAGTGTTTATTAATTCTCATGAATATTCCTTGGATAATTTTGATCAACAAGCCACAACTATGCCATCAAATGTATCAAATTTGTTAAAATGTACAACTTCATTCGTTATCCCCAAAAAAGGTGATTTAGTTAAGCTAGATTCAACCAGTACATTCATTTGGAAAGATGTAATTATTGCCGATGGTAAAGCAATTAGTTATGAAAATAATATTGTGTTTGTTGGTGGATTACCTGCAACTGAATATACTTTTCAACATGATTATTTTTTTGCATTAGGTGATAATTCAGTTGAGAGTTATGATAGTAGATATTTTGGATTAGTACCAGTTGATAATCTTATAGGTAAAGTTTGGCTTGTATATTGGTCTGTGGATTCTCAAAAAAATTTAAGATGGAATAGATTAGGTTGTTTGATAAATTAATAAACATTTTTTACATTAATTTAATTCTAAGAGATTTGAATATTTAGATTATTTTTTAAATAAATGGTAGTTAGAATTTGAATTTTTAATATTTTTAATGGTACTTTTTTAAACTTGAAAATCTTATTATTTTTATACAAAAAAAACTTCCAATAAAAAATAAAATATTTATTTATAGTGGAAGTAATTATGAAAACAAAATATTTAACACTACAACTTTATTTTAGCTTCTTTTAAAATAAATTGAATTTGATTTTTCACTTCTGCACTTGGTTCTAAATCTCGAGCATCCCTTAAATATCTTTTAGCCCCTTCAGTATTACGTGTTCTTAAATCAAGCTGTGCCATCATTAAAAAGACAGAAGCTTTTTCATCGGTTGTCCTAAAATAATTTGCATCTAATGAGCTTTTAAAAGCTGTTCTAGCCTCTTTAAAATTATTCTCACGAATTTCAGTCATTCCTAATAAATAATAATAATATGTTTTTGATATTGGGTTTAGTTTAGCAGGATTTTTGAATCCTGCAAGTTTTTTCCTTGCTAAAATTGTATCTCCATTTGCAACAGCTTGAGAAATTTCACCAATTCTATTAAACCTCCACCACAGTATATACAATACAATTCCTAATGTAATTAATATGCTACCAGTAACCCACCATTGAAAACCCAAAAGAGTTAAACCTATAACAACTAAACCTATTAGAATACCTTGAATTATTTTTGGAGATAACATTATTTTTTTATTATTCTTTTTTAATTATTGTATTTGAAATAAATATTTGAACGAAATTAAAACTTATTTAATTTGATTATAAAGCAAATTTATTTTTAAGAAAAAAATAAAAAACTCAATCAAAAATATGATTTAAGAATTTAATTAAATGAAACTGAATCCATAATCTTAATACATTTTTAGAAGTTTTTTTAGATGATTAGTCTCCTCCCTCGTAAGTTGCCTGTAATCTCCTTGCCTAATTCCTTTTTTAGAAATACCACCATATTCAATTCTATCAAGTTTTGTAACTTTGTAATCATGAACTTCAAACATTCTTCTAACTTCCCTATTTTTTCCCTCAGTTAAAATAATGGTTACTTTATATCTATCATTATCTGCAATAAATAATTCACAAGGTTGAGTTACTTCACCATTTTCCAATTCAACTCCGTATGATATTTGCTTTGCTGTTTTAATTTCTAAAGGTTTATCTAACACAACATTATAAACTCTCTGGACTTTATATTTTGGGTGCATCATTCTGTTTGCAAATTCTCCATCATTGGTTAGTATAAGTACACCAGTTGTATTTCTATCTAATCTACCAACTGGATAAATTCTTTCACGAGTTCTCATTAAGTCTAATACAGTTTTCCTTCCTCTTTCATCTTTGGTTGTTGTAATTACATTTTTAGGTTTGTTTAGAATCATATAAACATGGCGTTCAGCTTTAGTAATCAATTTTTCATCAACCATAATTCTATCATCTGCACTTACCCTCCTACCAAGATCAGAAACTAGCTTGCCATTTACCTTAACTCTACCAAATTCAATCAAATGATCTGCACCCCTCCTTGAAGTTAATCCTGAATCTGCAATAACTTTATTTAGCCTTGTTCCTTCTACTTTAATTTTCTTAACATCTTCAACTTGTTTCCTTTTTACTCCTTCAACTTTTCTGGGTCTAGATTCATCATTTGGTTTCGGTTGTATTCTTTTTCTCATAATTTTTATTTTGGCAAAAATATCATTTGTCAGTCAGTCATCAATAATCAATTTTAATTCATTGAAAATTTTATCATTGTAACTGTAACTCATTTATCTGAATTGCATTGAAAATAAGTTAGATTAATGCATATTTAAAATCATTGTATATCAAACAAAAAAAAATTAAAAATAAATTTACATAGAATAAAATTATCAAATAAATTCGCATTATGATATTAGTAATTCCATCTATTGAAATTAAAAAAGGTATTGCAGTAAGAACACCAAATCCAAATTGCGATGATTTTGTTTTTAATCCTGATAATACCTCAGAGCTAGCATTGCTATGGAGAAAAGAGAATGCTAAAACTATTCATGTAACCGATTATGATGGTATTTATGAAGGAGATTTATTTAATTTCAATGAGATTTGTGAGCTTACTAAAAATGTTGAAATTCCAATAGAATTATTATCCAAGTTTGAAGATGTTGAAGAATGCCGCAGGTGGCTTAATAACGGCATTTACAGGATAGTTGTCCACGATTTATTTTTAAAAGATCCTGTTGGAGTGCATAACTTAATAAATGAATTTGGATCTTCAAGAGTTTGTGCCGGAGCTATTACTAGAAATGGTTACTTAAGCAATGTTTGGCGAAATGTTGAGCCTATAACAACTTTAATGTTTTCTAAAAAAGTAGTTGAA
Above is a window of Chlorobiota bacterium DNA encoding:
- the recG gene encoding ATP-dependent DNA helicase RecG, yielding MDIKSNKVKKTTEKKVKRDYPLQFVKGIGPKRAEALWNVGVKTIKDLIFFFPKKYIDRRTILPLNQTKYLLSGEDGLPDEITSVVIVKKLTTGVFGKGQKRLIIRVVDNTGEANIVFFRGAEMFIRMFQPDDVLAISGAPEIFNGVLQWVHPEIEKMEEEEASLIHSGRIIPQYRETQGMKTAGVSSRFLRIIISKIIDEYGVYEIKETIPQNILLKYNYPTLEKTIRSLHFPEEEKLLDSSRKRMKFEELFYFELGLALQKEIYTKLETGISFNIKSELARKLLDNLGFVLTDAQKKVINEICSDMSKPVSMNRLLQGDVGSGKTIVAIIASLIAIDNGYQVAFMAPTEILAEQHTNTLKKLLEPYGINISQLVGSLKKKQKESNLFDIRNGIANIIVGTHSLFQESVGYKNLGLVVIDEQHRFGVVQRSLLKQKGISPDTLIMTATPIPRTLTMTLYGDLNVSIIDELPKNRKPIKTKVKFENILDEVWEFVRHEVDKGRQAYIVYPLVEKSEKIEMKSAVEHFEFLSSQVFPEKKMGLIHGQMFWYEKEDTMRDFLDKKIDILVATTVIEVGIDVPNASVMVIENSERFGLSQLHQLRGRVGRGVEQSYCLLITKDHFKYALRTGMTQNDSRNERKNCIKRLQAMEQTNDGFKISEIDLELRGPGDFLGTRQSGLPDFRHANIVTDGEILTAAREEAFAIVEEDFELKLPKNLLLKDTIIQIGDRFKRNFSGVG
- a CDS encoding tyrosine-type recombinase/integrase, giving the protein MIKDTQIPVKITLKELVMHYENFLDDCSRNSSETRGTYQRALREFVKWYPIDKRFSFLTRDVERYKRHLIEVRGLKNISISTYISSLRRFFQYLIDVKVITFNPATRVIGGRRPVSHSRTFLTPIELDKLFTAIDISNEQGLRDFAIMKLMCECGLTEHEILQINVGDLNQVNRYNSIYVQGKGRKVKDTIVELSKEIVKFINDYLEKRYKGNEDKKLETDPLFISLSTRSKGERMSSRGIREAISRRLIDSGVKNNREHQLTPFSLRHSSGVKLVEQGATVEELMKKMRLEWRPSALLYFKLLGVNPNKENKKK
- a CDS encoding UvrD-helicase domain-containing protein translates to MFTSDQKKAHDFSRHVSVTANAGSGKTSVLVSRFCDILLYNQKLEIHEVAAITFTEKAAGEIKLKIAKELESRYSNPNFVKVKSRLKDLRENLNSGVITTIHGFCSQMLKEFPLETKAPPSFIVLKGYDRNQMISSSIDDCIEKALSNNIENLNYELNFNMVRNIGREQLDLIINFMIGKREDISFSNLKGVLKLDKVSTLDLWESQLKLFANKITNSQETIDSFNSILQFTKDDVNQESQYLFESIIIEKDFKQLIENVSNLSSILLTQKGTLKKSAFRKTITNDEFDFLSNQSKILSSNFSTLLKVIGNTDSSNQIHSDLFDYKDLLLNIYNSVVEEYSKKKNYINGLDFDDLQMFLFNSLQDSDSKRRMKDRFKFIMVDEFQDTNEIQYSIVYNLLNELNVGKLCIVGDRKQSIYGFRNADVTVFTKAQDNISSFNIENKLNLQPLFKYDDEIKDSTAIEKNGIISLKASFRLLPSICAFVNESCKNILQPKGFFNYGVENEPLVCARNSEGLGKVEFLLSKKIYVNSAYKNSKVEIDLTSIEDSDTEIEVENLIESELIAKRILELIYSNDKIVWELDKSTGIEKARKAEFKDIAILCRKRITFVGLEKAFRKYGIPYITNGSGGFYGVQEIYDVINYLRVIVNPHDLVALLGVFRSPFFSVSDSELFRISNFKINNSGYSNSDFWTKAKFLANENNSEPSLKRAVSFIESDILISSRLPVHQVIKLIIEKTGFRGSLLNSDRGNQKIANIDKLIELAREFSNQGFKSLYDFTVQVTDMINLKEQESEADSNFQQDVVKILTIHSSKGLEFPIVIIPSMESPPSSKNTIFFDKELGFGFNWIFEEKEFMPSISSLIKYKQSEKELAEEARLFYVATTRAKDILIMSGTLIESKEGILKIQKENSMLAWALAPFNYLPYSNETLQLFTGELKFLNETQSSEVARTFSQDVNFIYHIDEQVKFEVNNNKLLSLNPEIYRIEEIAGYVKGDVYSASQFQMYSLCPTKYYLKYRLGLTEDILEFENVNYSLIENKLERSFSKLFKTCASEIDEMLTDEDIINIVEVAILKEQILNIDLSKIKIMLTETFKNILQDEYSREVIFGKINNYKSNIYKTNRELRMAFGDDYILSLIDRTITDSLGNISILLYKFQSSKNQLNNPDYYLTQIKIYGYFISKLVPEQEFITIKILYIDNPISIRTYTFTKTELLEIETDIQIFIENIRDVSYFGNQVLSDKSNHCPDCYYNSIEGCIYRK
- the lepB gene encoding signal peptidase I encodes the protein MGLNFRYAIYIFIGSLTLAICVRSFILDPYSILTPSMKPTILDGDVVLVNKLYYKFYNLKRNDVICFEKPLNIILEKKNEPAYFKRCVAFSGDTIMYKYGKVFINSHEYSLDNFDQQATTMPSNVSNLLKCTTSFVIPKKGDLVKLDSTSTFIWKDVIIADGKAISYENNIVFVGGLPATEYTFQHDYFFALGDNSVESYDSRYFGLVPVDNLIGKVWLVYWSVDSQKNLRWNRLGCLIN
- a CDS encoding rRNA pseudouridine synthase, which encodes MRKRIQPKPNDESRPRKVEGVKRKQVEDVKKIKVEGTRLNKVIADSGLTSRRGADHLIEFGRVKVNGKLVSDLGRRVSADDRIMVDEKLITKAERHVYMILNKPKNVITTTKDERGRKTVLDLMRTRERIYPVGRLDRNTTGVLILTNDGEFANRMMHPKYKVQRVYNVVLDKPLEIKTAKQISYGVELENGEVTQPCELFIADNDRYKVTIILTEGKNREVRRMFEVHDYKVTKLDRIEYGGISKKGIRQGDYRQLTREETNHLKKLLKMY